One window of the Leucobacter komagatae genome contains the following:
- a CDS encoding ExeM/NucH family extracellular endonuclease, producing the protein MKSDSGRSTGEAFFRRRERATALSVTVIIALGLGAAGAAPAFAAPDGSGVVINEAYLSGGSAGAKYTNKFVELFNPTAQPIVLDGTSLQYRSAGGNGSFTGVTPLTGTIPAGGHFLISGGSNGANGGELPAPDVTGPINPSGTTGTVALVEGTAAVTLPVGDLAGATGVIDALGYGGSNTFEGAVAAAPSKNTDVKSFNRTAAADTDNNGADFTLSADITPTNAAGATEPGTDPGTDPGTDPGTGTRSIADVQGTGDASPLVGQTVTVEGVITADHRTGGYQGIVIQTAGSGGEATEPRTASDGIFVYLDGKDVPGEIGDLVSVTGAVSEYYGQTQIAPVNVAGVALVTQAVGLPEPTPLPATVVGADREVYENMLVRPTGDYFVASSHQLFNYGALWLNPGEMQVKSTETARPGAEADAIAAANRASRILLDDGYSIQTTNNAHPGEQPYFTADTVVRNGDAVEFGDLSFVLQYGFDEWRLQPVTPLDSTSPAAQKVSFTSKNARPEAPKVEGDARVAAFNVYNYFTTLKSENKDARGATTKQQFDTQKSKIVSAINSLDADVVGLMEIENSVKFGKPADTALKDLVDGLNAATGEKTWEYVPTPKSLHNPATTDFITNAIIYKKNAVTPKGDAKTITDESVWGNAREPIAQAFDFDGRTVTVVSNHFKSKSGKQPEPADGQGHFNADRVKQAKSLLAFTKELEESTGSADMLLVGDFNAYGQEDPVFEFTSQGWVDTVPALAAGQYSYSFNGELGSLDHVLASPSLATSLGGAAIWAANSAEWGDRGYGFGAAEAGTPYRASDHDPIVVGVTTTPQPVSIDIATINDFHGRIEADGKAAGAAVIAGAVKEFERQNPNFIFAGAGDLIGASTFTSFIQKDEPTIDALNLAGLDVSAAGNHEFDEGWADLKGRVQDRADWEYISANVFVTETGEPALAPSWVKEVDGVKVGFVGAVTEDLDTLVSPEGIKDLEVRSVADSVNQAAAALRDGDAANGEADVVILLVHEGAATSDIASITPESQLGKIVNGVGDDVDAIVSAHTHLAYNHVIDGRPVVSAGQYGENLGLMNLKVDRESKQLISITNEIKPLVVDGKPQYAADPDVQAIVDAAKAEADVLGGVSVGSITADFNRARQSDGKTENRGGESTIGNFVADVHQWSTDADIALMNPGGIRANLTYASTGENDPDGNVTYREAATVQPFANTLVTLKLTGQQVKDVLEEQWQPEGSARPFLKLGVSKGLSYTYDPEGERGAHVTSITLDGKPLDLGATYTVAANAFLAGGGDNFVSFRKGTDVKDTGRADLQSMVEWFAINKEATPDLGKRAVGAQLSAPPAASAAAQAAQAASRAAAPGTAGAYRPGDAVTVSLSSLAFSAGEAAPESVTATIGGKQVATAPVDPAVTDAWDEAGRATLAFAIPAGLKGAQAILIETSDGKTRVSLPITVDAGDTEGPGTGGEETPGTGGEETPGTGGPGGSGSGSGKPGAGLSVTGAELGWIGGATVLLLAIGGGLLVAARRRAGHTAE; encoded by the coding sequence ATGAAGTCAGACTCTGGCAGAAGCACGGGAGAGGCTTTCTTCCGTCGGCGGGAGCGCGCGACGGCGCTCTCCGTCACCGTCATCATCGCGCTGGGGCTCGGCGCTGCGGGAGCAGCGCCGGCATTCGCGGCACCCGACGGCTCAGGGGTGGTGATTAACGAGGCCTACCTGTCGGGCGGCAGCGCCGGGGCGAAATACACGAACAAGTTCGTCGAGCTCTTCAACCCGACCGCGCAGCCCATCGTGCTCGACGGCACCTCGCTGCAGTACCGTTCGGCGGGCGGCAACGGCTCTTTCACCGGTGTGACACCGCTGACCGGCACGATCCCGGCGGGCGGCCACTTCCTTATCTCGGGCGGCTCGAATGGCGCGAACGGTGGGGAACTGCCCGCGCCCGACGTCACCGGTCCCATCAACCCGAGCGGCACGACCGGCACGGTCGCGCTCGTCGAGGGCACGGCCGCCGTGACGCTGCCTGTCGGCGACCTCGCGGGCGCGACGGGCGTGATTGACGCGCTCGGCTACGGCGGCTCGAACACCTTTGAGGGTGCCGTCGCTGCCGCGCCGTCGAAGAACACCGATGTGAAGTCCTTCAACCGAACCGCTGCCGCCGACACCGACAACAACGGCGCCGACTTCACGCTTTCGGCTGACATCACGCCGACGAACGCCGCGGGCGCCACGGAGCCCGGCACGGACCCCGGCACTGACCCCGGCACCGACCCGGGAACCGGCACGCGCTCCATCGCTGACGTGCAGGGCACGGGCGACGCTTCGCCGCTCGTGGGCCAGACGGTGACCGTCGAGGGCGTCATCACCGCAGACCACCGCACCGGCGGTTACCAGGGCATCGTCATCCAGACGGCAGGCTCGGGCGGCGAGGCCACCGAGCCGCGCACCGCATCAGACGGCATCTTCGTCTACCTGGACGGCAAGGACGTGCCCGGCGAGATCGGTGACCTCGTCTCGGTCACCGGCGCGGTGAGCGAGTACTACGGGCAGACCCAGATCGCCCCGGTGAACGTCGCGGGCGTCGCGCTCGTGACGCAGGCCGTGGGGCTCCCCGAGCCGACCCCGCTGCCCGCAACCGTCGTGGGCGCCGACCGCGAGGTCTACGAGAACATGCTCGTGCGCCCCACCGGTGACTACTTCGTCGCGTCGAGCCACCAGCTCTTCAACTACGGCGCGCTGTGGCTGAACCCCGGCGAGATGCAGGTGAAGAGCACGGAGACCGCGCGCCCCGGCGCCGAGGCCGACGCGATCGCCGCGGCAAATCGCGCGAGCCGGATCCTGCTCGACGATGGCTACTCGATCCAGACCACGAACAACGCCCACCCGGGCGAGCAGCCGTACTTCACCGCTGACACCGTCGTGCGTAACGGCGACGCCGTAGAGTTCGGTGACCTGAGCTTCGTGCTGCAGTACGGCTTCGACGAGTGGCGCCTGCAGCCGGTCACCCCGCTCGACAGCACCTCGCCCGCTGCGCAGAAGGTGAGCTTCACGTCGAAGAACGCGCGCCCCGAGGCGCCGAAGGTCGAGGGCGACGCACGCGTCGCCGCGTTCAACGTCTACAACTACTTCACGACGCTCAAGAGCGAGAACAAAGACGCGCGGGGCGCGACGACGAAACAGCAGTTCGACACGCAGAAGTCGAAGATCGTCTCGGCGATCAACAGCCTCGACGCCGACGTTGTTGGCCTCATGGAGATCGAGAACTCGGTGAAGTTCGGCAAGCCAGCCGACACCGCGCTCAAGGACTTGGTCGACGGGCTGAACGCCGCCACCGGCGAGAAGACGTGGGAGTACGTGCCGACCCCGAAGTCGCTGCACAACCCCGCGACGACCGACTTCATCACGAACGCGATCATCTACAAGAAGAACGCCGTCACGCCGAAGGGTGACGCGAAGACGATCACCGACGAGAGCGTTTGGGGCAACGCGCGCGAGCCCATCGCGCAGGCCTTCGACTTCGACGGCCGCACCGTCACCGTCGTCTCGAACCACTTCAAGTCGAAGTCGGGCAAGCAGCCCGAGCCCGCGGATGGCCAGGGCCACTTCAACGCCGACCGCGTGAAGCAGGCGAAGTCGCTCCTCGCGTTCACGAAGGAGCTCGAGGAGTCGACGGGTAGCGCAGACATGCTGCTCGTCGGCGACTTCAACGCCTACGGACAGGAAGACCCGGTGTTCGAGTTCACCTCGCAGGGTTGGGTCGACACCGTGCCCGCGCTCGCCGCAGGCCAGTACAGCTACTCGTTCAACGGCGAGCTCGGCTCGCTCGACCACGTCTTGGCGTCGCCGTCGCTTGCGACCTCGCTCGGCGGGGCAGCGATCTGGGCGGCGAACTCGGCCGAGTGGGGCGACCGCGGCTACGGCTTCGGCGCCGCCGAGGCTGGCACGCCGTACCGCGCGAGCGACCACGACCCGATCGTCGTCGGCGTCACCACGACGCCACAGCCCGTGAGCATCGACATCGCGACGATCAACGACTTCCACGGCCGCATCGAGGCCGACGGCAAGGCGGCCGGCGCCGCGGTCATCGCGGGGGCAGTCAAAGAGTTCGAGCGCCAGAACCCGAACTTCATCTTCGCGGGCGCGGGCGACCTCATCGGTGCCTCGACGTTCACCTCGTTCATCCAGAAGGACGAGCCGACGATCGACGCGCTCAACCTCGCGGGCCTCGACGTGAGCGCCGCGGGCAACCACGAGTTCGACGAGGGCTGGGCCGACCTCAAGGGCCGCGTGCAGGATCGCGCGGACTGGGAGTACATCTCCGCGAACGTGTTCGTCACCGAGACGGGTGAGCCTGCGCTCGCACCGTCGTGGGTGAAGGAAGTTGACGGCGTGAAGGTCGGCTTCGTCGGCGCCGTCACCGAGGACCTCGACACCCTCGTCTCGCCCGAGGGTATTAAGGACCTCGAGGTGCGCAGCGTCGCAGACTCGGTAAACCAGGCGGCGGCCGCGCTGCGCGACGGCGACGCCGCAAACGGTGAGGCCGACGTCGTGATTCTGCTCGTGCACGAGGGCGCGGCGACGTCAGACATCGCGAGCATCACGCCTGAGTCGCAGCTCGGCAAGATCGTGAACGGCGTTGGCGACGACGTCGACGCGATCGTGTCGGCGCACACCCACCTTGCTTACAACCACGTCATTGACGGCCGCCCGGTCGTATCGGCTGGCCAGTACGGCGAGAACCTCGGGCTCATGAACCTCAAGGTCGACCGCGAGTCGAAGCAGCTTATCTCGATCACGAACGAGATCAAGCCGCTTGTCGTTGACGGGAAGCCGCAGTACGCGGCCGACCCGGATGTGCAGGCGATTGTCGACGCGGCGAAGGCCGAGGCCGACGTGCTCGGCGGTGTTTCGGTCGGCAGCATCACCGCCGACTTCAACCGCGCCCGCCAGAGTGACGGCAAGACCGAGAACCGCGGCGGCGAGTCGACGATCGGCAACTTCGTCGCCGACGTGCACCAGTGGTCGACCGACGCCGACATCGCGCTCATGAACCCGGGCGGTATCCGCGCGAACCTGACGTACGCGTCGACGGGCGAGAACGACCCCGACGGCAACGTCACGTACCGCGAGGCGGCGACAGTGCAGCCGTTCGCGAACACGCTCGTCACGCTCAAGCTCACCGGCCAGCAGGTCAAGGACGTGCTTGAGGAGCAGTGGCAGCCCGAGGGCTCGGCTCGGCCGTTCCTGAAGCTCGGCGTCTCGAAGGGACTCAGCTACACGTACGACCCCGAGGGCGAGCGCGGCGCGCACGTGACATCGATCACGCTCGACGGTAAGCCGCTCGACCTCGGCGCGACCTACACCGTCGCGGCGAACGCGTTCCTCGCGGGCGGCGGCGACAACTTCGTGTCGTTCCGAAAGGGCACCGACGTGAAGGACACGGGTCGAGCCGACCTGCAGTCGATGGTCGAGTGGTTCGCGATTAACAAGGAGGCGACGCCAGACCTTGGCAAGCGCGCGGTCGGTGCGCAGCTCAGCGCCCCGCCGGCGGCGTCCGCGGCAGCGCAGGCAGCGCAGGCGGCCTCACGCGCGGCGGCCCCGGGCACCGCGGGGGCATACCGCCCGGGTGATGCGGTTACGGTCTCACTCAGCTCACTCGCGTTCTCCGCGGGAGAGGCCGCGCCCGAGTCCGTCACGGCGACGATTGGCGGCAAGCAGGTCGCGACGGCACCGGTCGACCCGGCGGTCACTGACGCGTGGGATGAGGCGGGGCGTGCGACGCTCGCGTTCGCCATCCCGGCCGGGCTGAAGGGCGCGCAGGCGATCCTGATCGAGACGAGCGACGGGAAGACCCGCGTCTCGCTCCCGATCACGGTCGACGCGGGCGACACCGAGGGGCCAGGCACAGGCGGCGAAGAGACCCCGGGCACCGGCGGCGAAGAAACCCCGGGAACGGGTGGCCCTGGCGGGTCAGGATCCGGATCGGGCAAGCCCGGCGCGGGCCTCTCCGTCACCGGTGCCGAGCTCGGCTGGATCGGTGGTGCGACCGTGCTGCTCCTCGCGATTGGCGGCGGTCTGCTCGTCGCAGCCAGGCGCCGCGCGGGGCACACCGCGGAGTAG